Sequence from the Gloeocapsa sp. PCC 73106 genome:
TTGTCAATAATCTCAATGGCTTCTTCATCTTGAAACTGCTCGATTAAAATTTGTTGTACTCGAGAATCCAAGTACTCATAAACTTCGATCGCTTCCGCTTTGTTGAGTAAGCGAAAAGCGATTAATTCTAAAGAAGGTGGAAGCATTTCAATCGCTTCTGCTATATCCACCGATCGCACTGGAAGTAGCAACATTTTAGCTCCTTCGTAGTTTTTTCGCTCTAACAGGATCTGGAGTTGATCTTTAATTAACTCTCTCAATTCACTGCGAGAACCAGTTACAGTAGTTGATTGATTCATAATCTAAATTTCAGTTTCCTTCTAGGGATTTAATATCAGTACTTGAGCTAGCTGGAAATAAATTAAAATTCCCAAAATATCCACCACAGTAGTGATAAATGGAGCTGACATCAAAGCTGGATCAAGATTCATAGAATTGAATAACAAAGGCAATGCTGCGCCACTAAAAGCAGCAATTATGACTATCAATATTAAACTAATACCAACGGTTATACTTAATGCAAAAACTCCCATAAATACTAACACACCCGCAAAGGTCAGAGTTCCTAATATTAAGCCCAGTAAACCGCCACTGATAGCTTCCCGAAGAAGCAAGATAGGAGTTTTTTTATTTTTTAGTTCGTCTGTACTTAAACCTCTAATAATTACGGTAGCAGATTGAGCACCTACATTTCCTCCTATACCTACCAGTAGGGGTATAAAAAAAGCTAAAGCGACCTCTTGTTCTAGTACTTCCTCAAAATTACTCATAATAAATACCGTGGCTATATTAGTAATTATTAAAATTAATAACCAGGGAATTCTCTTTTTTACCACCTGGAAAAAACTATTATCGAAGTAATTATCTCCTTCGGATTGAATCGCGCCCATTTTGTGGATATCTTCGGTTGTTTCTGCTTCTAAAATATCCAAGACATCATCGATAGTAACGATACCTAAAAGATTTTGTTCTTTGTCAACTACAGGAAGAGCAATAAGATCGTAACGTTGCATTAATTTAGCTACTTCTTCTTGGTCTGTATCGGTATAGGCGTAAACAATATCTCGGTTCATGATTGCTTCTAAAGTTTGTTCAAGAGGAGCAATAATTAAATCTTTAAGAGAGATAATACCCAATAACTTTTTCTCGTTATCGATGACGTATAAATAATAGCTAATTTTTGATTTAT
This genomic interval carries:
- the mgtE gene encoding magnesium transporter, producing QQILIEQFQDEEAIEIIDNISPDDRAQLFDELPPKIVRKLIAQLSISEREATALLLGYREKTAGRIMTPEYIALKQHLTALSAQESIKAIADKSKISYYLYVIDNEKKLLGIISLKDLIIAPLEQTLEAIMNRDIVYAYTDTDQEEVAKLMQRYDLIALPVVDKEQNLLGIVTIDDVLDILEAETTEDIHKMGAIQSEGDNYFDNSFFQVVKKRIPWLLILIITNIATVFIMSNFEEVLEQEVALAFFIPLLVGIGGNVGAQSATVIIRGLSTDELKNKKTPILLLREAISGGLLGLILGTLTFAGVLVFMGVFALSITVGISLILIVIIAAFSGAALPLLFNSMNLDPALMSAPFITTVVDILGILIYFQLAQVLILNP
- a CDS encoding magnesium transporter MgtE N-terminal domain-containing protein; the encoded protein is MNQSTTVTGSRSELRELIKDQLQILLERKNYEGAKMLLLPVRSVDIAEAIEMLPPSLELIAFRLLNKAEAIEVYEYLDSRVQQILIEQFQDEEAIEIID